One genomic region from Rosa rugosa chromosome 1, drRosRugo1.1, whole genome shotgun sequence encodes:
- the LOC133726287 gene encoding ninja-family protein AFP3-like has translation MAKTEEGGNNRATRQLFSMPASNFQGDLLRRIVSGDDLSRKVVVDEPVQDSDDVELSLGLSLNGRFGMDPRAKAGLQLKRSSSVSDFSPAARTPVREEEATTSRVPRPCMVPLMRTCSLPTETEDEWRKRKELQSLRRMEAKRKRSEKQQRSYSKQLHRDRSRENFDEDRRVEAINGGGCPPLPPLPPAESQGTIGSLGSGSSGVTESDGQAVQVVHKCTEARSDTNIESLPKSEKEPLVTPQMNSTVENSGLLNGGVPMENHCNKSTSPAKGTKEIVRNVLENMPCVSTRGDGPDGKRIEGFLYRYKKGEEVRIVCVCHGSFLTPAEFVKHAGGGDVQHPLKHIVVSPTPIL, from the exons ATGGCGAAAACAGAGGAAGGTGGGAACAACAGAGCAACCCGGCAGCTTTTCTCAATGCCAGCGAGTAATTTTCAGGGAGATCTATTGAGGAGAATTGTTTCCGGCGACGATTTATCTCGAAAAGTCGTCGTTGACGAGCCGGTGCAAGATTCCGACGACGTTGAGCTGAGCCTGGGGCTGTCGTTGAACGGTCGGTTTGGGATGGACCCGAGAGCCAAGGCGGGCCTGCAACTCAAACGATCGTCGTCAGTCTCCGACTTCTCGCCTGCGGCGAGGACTCCGGTGAGAGAGGAGGAAGCAACGACGAGTCGTGTACCCCGGCCGTGTATGGTGCCTCTGATGAGGACTTGCTCGCTTCCGACGGAGACAGAGGATGAgtggaggaagaggaaggagcTGCAGAGCTTGAGGAGAATGGAGGCGAAGCGGAAGCGGTCGGAGAAGCAGCAGAGGAGTTATTCGAAGCAGCTGCATAGGGATCGGAGCCGTGAGAATTTCGATGAGGATAGGCGAGTAGAGGCCATCAATGGCGGCGGTTGTCCTCCTCTTCCGCCGCTACCGCCGGCGGAATCTCAGGGGACTATTGGGTCTCTGGGGAGTGGCTCCTCGGGGGTTACCGAGTCTGATGGCCAAGCTGTTCAAG TGGTGCACAAATGCACTGAAGCGAGAAGTGATACCAATATTGAGTCATTGCCAAAGAGTGAAAAGGAACCACTCGTCACCCCGCAGATGAATTCTACTGTTGAAAACTCTGGGCTGTTGAACGGAGGGGTCCCAATGGAAAACCACTGCAACAAATCCACAAGTCCTGCCAAGGGAACCAAGGAGATTGTGAGGAATGTGTTGGAAAATATGCCTTGTGTGTCTACTAGAGGAGATGGTCCAGACGGGAAAAGAATAGAAGGCTTTCTTTACAGGTACAAGAAAGGTGAGGAAGTGAGGATAGTATGCGTTTGTCATGGCAGCTTTCTGACTCCGGCTGAGTTTGTTAAGCACGCTGGTGGTGGTGATGTGCAACATCCTCTCAAACATATAGTGGTCAGTCCTACTCCCATTTTGTAA
- the LOC133745477 gene encoding phenolic glucoside malonyltransferase 2-like has translation MAQANSNSLKVVEVCRVAPQPISPDSPIPDHFSLPLTFFDIHWLRLKPIQRIFFYETSSTDTILPKLKTSLSLTLQHFLPLAGTLTWPQDSSKSILNYVLGDTVALTIAESEADFHHLSSNEYLQSKEYHPLVPQLAVTSERAAVLAVQITVFPNHGFSIGTCMHHAVLDGKSSTMFFKSWAHICKHGSAVSLPDQLKPCYSDRQAIKDPMGLEAIYSNDWLRFGGSNKRSLLFRETKYSPGTIRGTFEFTQANIQKLRGHVKTAVDSDSAHLSSFSLTCGYTWACLVKAEEIKSDQVWIVFSVDCRSRLDPPVSATYFGNCIIGHIAVAETKGLLGEDGWIVAVNAISESIKALDGSRGLFNGAETWVSKMCSAKGTERFFSVAGSSRFEIYDTNFGWGRPKKTDVVSIDMTGAISLSDSRNGGGGVEVGLVLKESNMEVFASLFARGLEDLN, from the coding sequence ATGGCACAGGCAAACTCAAACTCACTGAAAGTAGTTGAGGTTTGCAGAGTAGCTCCGCAACCAATCTCACCAGACTCACCCATACCAGATCATTTCTCCCTTCCTCTAACCTTCTTTGACATACACTGGCTAAGATTGAAACCCATTCAAAGGATTTTCTTCTATGAAACATCTTCCACTGATACCATACTTCCCAAACTCAAAACCTCACTATCTCTCACCCTCCAACACTTCCTACCACTAGCAGGAACCTTAACTTGGCCCCAAGACTCCTCCAAATCCATTCTCAACTATGTTTTAGGTGACACCGTTGCACTCACAATAGCCGAGTCTGAAGCTGATTTCCACCATCTTTCAAGCAATGAATATCTCCAATCCAAAGAGTACCATCCTCTTGTTCCCCAATTGGCAGTGACTAGTGAACGAGCTGCGGTGTTGGCAGTGCAAATCACTGTCTTTCCCAACCATGGGTTTTCCATTGGAACCTGCATGCACCATGCCGTGCTTGATGGCAAATCTTCAACCATGTTTTTCAAATCCTGGGCTCACATATGCAAACATGGTTCAGCTGTTTCGTTGCCGGATCAGCTGAAACCATGTTACAGTGACAGACAGGCCATCAAGGACCCGATGGGGCTCGAAGCAATCTACTCGAATGACTGGTTGAGATTTGGGGGGTCTAACAAAAGAAGCTTACTGTTTCGGGAGACTAAATATTCACCGGGCACAATTCGAGGTACGTTTGAATTCACTCAAGCGAATATACAAAAACTTAGAGGACATGTCAAGACTGCAGTGGATTCTGATTCAGCTCATCTGTCATCATTTTCTCTAACATGTGGCTATACATGGGCTTGCTTAGTCAAGGCAGAAGAAATAAAATCTGACCAAGTATGGATAGTCTTTAGTGTGGACTGTAGGTCTCGCTTAGACCCTCCAGTTTCGGCAACATACTTTGGGAACTGCATTATAGGTCATATAGCAGTTGCAGAAACAAAAGGACTCTTAGGAGAAGATGGGTGGATTGTAGCTGTGAATGCAATTAGTGAAAGTATAAAGGCTTTGGATGGAAGTAGGGGACTTTTCAATGGGGCAGAGACTTGGGTTTCAAAGATGTGCAGTGCGAAGGGGACTGAGAGATTTTTTTCGGTAGCTGGTTCAAGTAGGTTTGAGATTTATGACACGAATTTTGGATGGGGAAGACCAAAAAAGACTGACGTTGTTTCCATAGATATGACAGGAGCAATCTCACTCTCGGATAGCAggaatggtggtggtggtgttgagGTTGGGCTGGTTTTGAAAGAATCAAATATGGAAGTATTTGCTTCTCTATTTGCTAGAGGTCTTGAAGACCTTAATTAA
- the LOC133745484 gene encoding phenolic glucoside malonyltransferase 2-like — MALPNSSVKVVQVCRVAPPLPASPDHSLPLTFFDIRWLRFAPPQLLYFYKLSSSSNNSTFSFDSLLDKLKTSLSLTLKQFLPLAGNLTWPQDSLKPILSYVQGDTLLLTIVESNADFDRLSSNYNLLEAQEYHPLVPQLEVSHERAAVMALQITLFPNKGFSIGAAMHKAVLDGLTAFSFLKSWAHICKHQGLTSSSLPDQLKPFYDRSLIQDQKGLGALFANQYQAMDGPNNRSLMVWELQVPQDSIRGTFELTRAFIQSLRGHVLAAIGSDTILRLSTFSLACAYTWVCLVKAEETIEDKARIIFSVDCRSRLDPPLPATYFGNCLVGCLVVAETKDLLGEDGLIVALSAISEALRNFEKKGILNGAEHWVSILSSVRTGRLVGIAGSHQFGAYETDFGWGSPSKVEVVSIDRTGAISLTDSKNGGGGVDVGLVLKKHHMDAFASLFAKGLKNHSRI; from the coding sequence ATGGCTCTCCCAAACTCATCAGTAAAAGTAGTTCAAGTTTGCAGGGTGGCTCCGCCACTTCCAGCCTCACCGGATCACTCCCTTCCCCTGACCTTCTTCGACATACGTTGGTTAAGGTTTGCACCACCGCAGCTCCTCTATTTCTACAAATTATCTTCTTCCTCTAACAATTCGACCTTCTCATTTGATTCCTTACTCGACAAACTCAAAACCTCACTCTCTCTTACCCTCAAACAGTTCCTGCCTCTCGCGGGAAACCTCACTTGGCCTCAAGACTCCCTCAAACCCATTCTGAGCTATGTCCAAGGAGACACCCTTTTGCTTACAATAGTCGAATCCAATGCTGATTTTGACCGCCTTTCGAGCAATTACAACCTGCTTGAAGCCCAAGAATACCATCCTCTTGTACCCCAATTGGAGGTGTCTCATGAACGAGCTGCAGTGATGGCATTGCAAATCACTCTGTTTCCAAACAAAGGCTTTTCCATTGGAGCAGCAATGCACAAAGCAGTCCTTGATGGCTTAACTGCATTTTCATTTTTAAAATCATGGGCGCACATCTGCAAACATCAAGGGTTGACTTCATCTTCATTACCAGACCAGCTTAAACCCTTCTACGACAGAAGCCTCATCCAAGACCAGAAGGGGCTCGGAGCACTCTTCGCAAACCAATACCAAGCCATGGACGGTCCCAACAACAGAAGCTTAATGGTCTGGGAGCTTCAAGTTCCCCAAGACTCAATTCGAGGCACCTTCGAACTCACTCGCGCATTTATCCAATCACTCAGAGGGCATGTCTTGGCTGCAATAGGTTCTGATACGATTCTCCGCTTGTCAACGTTTTCTCTAGCATGTGCCTATACATGGGTTTGCTTAGTAAAGGCTGAAGAAACAATAGAAGATAAAGCACGAATCATCTTTTCCGTGGACTGTAGGTCTCGGCTAGACCCTCCTCTACCTGCAACATATTTCGGGAACTGCTTAGTGGGCTGTTTGGTAGTTGCAGAAACAAAAGATCTACTGGGAGAAGATGGGTTGATTGTGGCATTAAGTGCAATTAGTGAAGCTTTGAGGAACTTTGAAAAGAAGGGGATTTTGAACGGAGCTGAACATTGGGTTTCAATATTGAGCAGTGTGCGTACAGGTAGACTGGTTGGCATTGCTGGCTCACATCAGTTTGGTGCGTATGAAACTGATTTTGGATGGGGATCACCAAGCAAGGTTGAGGTTGTTTCCATAGATAGGACAGGAGCCATCTCCTTGACAGATAGCAAGAACGGTGGTGGAGGCGTTGACGTTGGGTTGGTCTTGAAGAAACATCACATGGATGCTTTCGCTTCTCTATTTGCCAAAGGTCTCAAAAACCATTCAAGAATTTGA
- the LOC133733467 gene encoding phenolic glucoside malonyltransferase 1-like translates to MPHPNTSVQIVEVCRVTPQPNSPDSTADTPDLSLPLTYFDLFWLRFPPVQRLYFYELTSSPSNLVLENLKSSLSLVLQHFLPLAGNLTWPQDSHTPILRYFQGDAVSLTVAESDVDNFDHLSGYGEFIEAKDYHPLVPRLDVSHEQAAAIALQVTLFPSRGFVIGTTMHHAILDGKTSTSFVKSWAHACQHMIVNDGVSTDSDFLLPDQLKPLYERTVIHDPTGHGLGSLCANEWQNMDGPDNKSVMWYMKTPPPDSVRRIFEFTRAKIQILRQIVLDAKVSDSLLHLSTFTLVCAYMWVCLVKAQEVDGDKMSVQAFSVDCRARLDPPIPANYFGNCVAGAAGFVKAKELLGEDGLVVAVRAISEAIQGLDKGVLNGAEVWVSRIKDFVQVEGVYSTAGSHRFQIYETNFGWGRPKKVEVVSIDRTGAISLSDSKNGGGGVEVGVVLRKHAMEAFGSLFAKGFGDH, encoded by the coding sequence ATGCCGCACCCAAACACATCTGTCCAGATAGTGGAGGTTTGCAGGGTGACACCGCAACCAAACTCACCGGACTCCACCGCCGACACACCAGATCTGTCCCTTCCTCTAACCTACTTTGACCTATTTTGGCTGAGGTTTCCACCTGTTCAACGGCTTTACTTCTATGAATTAACATCTTCTCCCTCTAATTTGGTACTTGAAAATCTCAAatcctccctctctctcgttCTCCAACACTTCCTACCTCTCGCCGGAAACCTAACTTGGCCCCAAGACTCCCACACTCCCATCCTACGCTACTTCCAAGGCGACGCCGTTTCACTCACAGTAGCCGAGTCCGATGTTGATAACTTCGACCACCTTTCAGGCTACGGTGAGTTTATTGAGGCCAAAGATTACCATCCTCTTGTTCCGAGATTGGACGTCTCTCACGAGCAAGCTGCAGCCATTGCATTGCAGGTAACCCTATTTCCGAGTCGCGGCTTTGTAATCGGAACAACCATGCACCATGCGATCCTTGACGGCAAAACCTCAACCTCATTTGTTAAATCGTGGGCTCATGCATGCCAGCATATGATAGTTAACGATGGCGTTTCCACTGACTCGGATTTTTTGTTACCGGATCAGCTCAAGCCGTTATATGAAAGAACGGTGATTCATGACCCGACGGGGCACGGACTTGGATCCCTCTGCGCAAATGAATGGCAAAACATGGACGGTCCAGACAACAAAAGCGTAATGTGGTATATGAAAACTCCACCACCAGACTCAGTTCGAAGAATCTTTGAATTTACGCGCGCAAAAATACAAATCCTAAGGCAAATAGTACTGGATGCGAAAGTTTCGGATTCATTACTTCATTTATCCACGTTTACTCTAGTATGTGCTtatatgtgggtttgtttagtCAAGGCACAAGAAGTAGATGGTGACAAAATGTCGGTTCAGGCCTTTAGCGTGGACTGTAGGGCTCGTTTGGATCCTCCTATACCTGCAAACTATTTCGGAAACTGCGTAGCCGGTGCGGCGGGGTTCGTGAAAGCGAAAGAGTTACTGGGTGAAGATGGGTTGGTTGTGGCGGTGAGGGCAATTAGTGAAGCTATACAGGGTTTGGACAAAGGGGTTTTGAATGGAGCTGAGGTTTGGGTTTCGAGAATCAAGGACTTTGTGCAAGTCGAGGGAGTGTATTCTACTGCTGGCTCGCATAGGTTTCAGATTTATGAGACGAATTTCGGATGGGGTAGGCCGAAGAAGGTTGAGGTGGTTTCAATAGATAGGACCGGAGCGATTTCACTTTCGGATTCGAAGAACGGCGGTGGAGGGGTCGAGGTTGGGGTGGTTTTGAGAAAACATGCCATGGAAGCTTTTGGTTCTCTATTTGCTAAAGGTTTTGGAGACCATTGA
- the LOC133745469 gene encoding phenolic glucoside malonyltransferase 1-like, with translation MAQPNSVEVVKVCRVTPHQSSRDFAAPEDQYSLPLTFFDLVWLRFPTIQRVFFFETSSCPNFIFSKLKTSLSHTLQHFLPLAGNLTWPQHSPTPVLRYVKGDAVSLTVAEYSNPEDFHHLSGSQFIEAEKYYPLVPQLEASAPIALQVTLFPNNGFSVGTIMHHAIMDGKSYTSFVKSWARICKHVAGSGSSCTVSLPEQLQPFYDRTVVQDPAGLGELYSSQYLDEHGPNNRSVTPSNSLHFAVDVKPDSIRGTFELTRAKIQALREHVIKTTMASDSSPLHLSTFSLTCAFCWVCSVKGQEIKGGKTALVLAVDARARLDPPIPATYFGNCIVGRVAIAETKGLLGEDGLVVALSAITEALKSLDKNGILNGAESWVSNFIDFSQYERVFSVAGSQRFEVYDTDFGWGRPKRTEVVSIDKTGAFSLSASNNDGGAVEVGLVLKKLYMKAFASLFADAI, from the coding sequence ATGGCGCAACCAAACTCGGTGGAAGTTGTTAAGGTTTGCAGGGTGACTCCACACCAGAGTTCACGGGACTTCGCCGCACCAGAGGATCAGTACTCCCTTCCTCTAACCTTCTTTGACTTGGTCTGGCTAAGGTTCCCAACAATTCAACGCGTTTTCTTCTTCGAAACATCTTCTTGCCCGAATTTCATATTTTCCAAGCTCAAAACCTCACTCTCTCACACTCTCCAACACTTTCTGCCcctcgccggaaatctcactTGGCCCCAACACTCCCCCACACCCGTCCTCCGGTATGTCAAAGGTGACGCCGTTTCGCTCACCGTAGCCGAGTACTCTAATCCTGAAGACTTCCACCACCTCTCCGGCAGCCAATTTATTGAAGCCGAAAAGTACTATCCTCTTGTTCCTCAACTTGAAGCTTCTGCACCGATAGCTTTGCAAGTCACTCTGTTTCCCAACAACGGCTTTTCCGTAGGCACAATCATGCACCACGCCATCATGGACGGCAAATCTTACACCTCGTTCGTTAAGTCATGGGCTCGGATATGCAAACATGTGGCTGGATCCGGGTCCTCTTGTACCGTTTCGTTACCGGAACAGCTACAACCATTTTATGACAGAACCGTCGTTCAGGACCCGGCCGGGCTCGGAGAACTCTACTCAAGCCAATACCTAGATGAACACGGCCCCAACAACAGAAGCGTAACGCCTTCGAATTCTCTTCATTTTGCAGTGGATGTTAAACCAGACTCGATCAGAGGTACCTTCGAGCTCACAAGAGCGAAAATACAAGCACTCAGAGAGCATGTGATAAAGACTACAATGGCTTCTGATTCTTCACCACTTCATCTGTCAACTTTTTCTTTGACATGCGCGTTCTGTTGGGTTTGCTCAGTCAAGGGTCAAGAAATCAAAGGCGGTAAAACCGCTCTGGTTCTTGCGGTGGACGCTAGGGCTCGCTTGGACCCTCCGATACCCGCAACGTATTTTGGGAACTGCATTGTGGGTCGTGTAGCAATTGCAGAAACAAAAGGGCTATTGGGAGAAGATGGCTTGGTTGTGGCATTAAGTGCAATTACTGAAGCTTTGAAGAGTTTGGATAAGAATGGGATCTTGAATGGGGCAGAGTCGTGGGTGTCAAACTTCATTGATTTTTCACAGTATGAGAGAGTGTTTTCGGTGGCGGGTTCGCAACGGTTTGAGGTTTATGATACTGATTTCGGATGGGGGAGACCGAAGAGGACTGAGGTGGTTTCCATAGATAAGACAGGAGCCTTCTCTCTTTCAGCTAGCAACAATGACGGTGGAGCTGTTGAGGTTGGGTTGGTTCTGAAGAAACTGTATATGAAGGCTTTTGCTTCTTTATTTGCTGATGCAATTTAA
- the LOC133726286 gene encoding nuclear transport factor 2-like, producing MDLQTAIPPVIPSAQVVANAFIAQYYHILHHNPGHVYRFYQDSSVMSRPDSDGVMRSVTTMTGINEKILSFDYKEYKAEIETADAQNSYKDGVTVLVTGCLTSKDNLKRKFAQSFFLAPQENGFFVLNDVFRYVEDGELLKNHSVNNDATTVHLNQEPEPTHVLDPPSPDLETTQVEEDQFVIEKAFDTSDQDRQSANEKESDTERPSYSNGNDVHVAVESTSTTAQEDGPKKSYASIVKVAKGSPGPNKVYVPTNTVKVAPKKTENSLPVPAASASVPEASAPTSTSTLEGSETNEEVEGYSIYIRNLPLSVTADQLEVEFKKFGPIKEGGIQVRNKKLQGYCFGFVEFLSLSSMNSAIQASPITVGGRQAIIEIKRTNTRIGSSGSGSFTSGRGGFRGDSFRGHGSYGGGRSFVRSEYVNRAEFSGRGRGRAGRGGEGYRPGRGDGHQQGRGEGYQQGRGDGYHQGRGDGYQQGRGDGHQQGRGEGYQQGRGDGYHQGRGDGYQQGRGDGYQHGRGEVYQQRRGDGYHQGRGDGYQQGRGRGGRPSGPKHNAVSA from the exons ATGGATTTGCAGACAGCGATTCCTCCAGTGATCCCCAGTGCTCAAGTTGTTGCAAATGCTTTCATCGCGCAGTATTACCATATTCTTCATCACAACCCTGGCCATGTCTATAGATTTTATCAGGATTCAAGTGTGATGAGCCGGCCTGATTCCGACGGTGTGATGAGATCGGTGACCACGATGACA GGAATCAATGAGAAGATCCTTTCCTTTGATTACAAGGAATATAAGGCTGAGATAGAAACTGCAGATGCTCAGAACTCTTATAAAGATGGGGTGACTGTGTTAGTTACTGGATGCTTAACAAGCAAGGATAACTTGAAAAGGAAATTCGCTCAATCATTTTTTCTTGCCCCACAAGAGAATGGGTTTTTTGTATTGAATGATGTCTTTAGGTATGTAGAAGATGGAGAACTGTTGAAAAACCATTCAGTTAATAATGATGCCACAACAGTCCACTTGAACCAAGAACCAG AACCAACTCATGTTCTGGATCCTCCCTCACCGGATCTGGAAACTACTCAAGTTGAAGAGGATCAATTTGTTATTGAGAAAGCTTTTGACACATCGGACCAGGATAGACAATCAGCTAATGAGAAAGAATCTGATACCGAACGCCCATCTTATTCAAATGGGAATGATGTCCATGTTGCAGTTGAATCAACTTCTACTACAGCCCAAGAAGATGGCCCAAAGAAGTCTTATGCATCAATT GTAAAAGTAGCCAAAGGAAGTCCAGGACCAAATAAAGTTTATGTGCCCACTAACACCGTAAAAGTTGCTCCTAAGAAAACAGAGAATTCTTTGCCTGTGCCAGCTGCATCTGCTTCTGTGCCTGAAGCATCAGCTCCAACTAGCACCAGTACCCTCGAGGGCAGTGAGACTAATGAGGAAG TTGAGGGCTATTCTATATACATACGTAATTTGCCCTTGAGTGTGACGGCTGATCAGCTTGAGGTTGAATTCAAGAAATTTGGACCAATAAAGGAAGGAGGCATCCAAGTCCGAAATAAGAAG CTTCAGGGATACTGTTTTGGATTTGTTGAATTTCTGTCTCTAAGTTCCATGAATAGTGCCATTCAG GCTTCACCAATCACTGTTGGGGGCCGTCAAGCTATCATCGAGATAAAGAGAACTAACACACGTA TTGGTAGCAGTGGAAGTGGTTCATTCACTTCTGGAAGGGGAGGGTTTCGGGGTGACAGCTTTAGGGGCCATGGTAGTTATGGTGGTGGCCGGAGCTTTGTTAGAAGTGAGTATGTGAACAGGGCTGAATTCTCAGGTCGAGGCAGGGGTCGAGCTGGGCGTGGCGGAGAAGGTTATCGACCAGGGAGAGGAGACGGTCATCAACAAGGTAGAGGAGAGGGTTATCAACAAGGGAGAGGAGACGGTTATCACCAAGGTAGAGGAGACGGTTATCAGCAAGGGAGAGGAGACGGTCATCAACAAGGTAGAGGAGAGGGTTATCAACAAGGGAGAGGAGACGGTTATCACCAAGGTAGAGGAGACGGTTATCAGCAAGGGAGAGGAGACGGTTATCAACATGGGAGAGGAGAAGTTTATCAACAAAGGAGAGGAGACGGTTATCATCAAGGGAGAGGAGACGGTTATCAGCAAGGGAGAGGAAGAGGTGGCCGTCCAAGTGGACCAAAGCATAACGCGGTTTCAGCATGA
- the LOC133733475 gene encoding agamous-like MADS-box protein AGL103, whose amino-acid sequence MAKCKSPARSATQEQVRKPKLAGKVKKQKIGPKLIEGRSLTLLKKGEELATLCNAQVAVLIYGFNGSVQTWPNNSNTVKDILLQYKHAASKKISERSFKSMKHKVADTTGEGLNQNPCFEGLDDHTGYKLRDEEFGKLPQESLMGLTGNFLESKEQNSDETINLIEGSSQPIEGSKAIDHPDNNSNCNSPIELAENIWEDPMSEDFDKGQTLFTDSICPWQACEYTGFDSGIETSTSNSCLAKYLLP is encoded by the coding sequence ATGGCCAAGTGCAAGTCACCAGCCAGATCGGCAACCCAGGAGCAAGTAAGGAAACCTAAACTGGCCGGAAAAGTCAAGAAGCAGAAGATTGGCCCGAAACTGATCGAGGGTCGATCGTTAACGCTTTTAAAAAAGGGAGAGGAGCTTGCTACCCTCTGCAATGCCCAGGTCGCTGTGCTTATTTATGGCTTCAACGGCAGTGTGCAGACCTGGCCAAACAACTCGAACACCGTCAAAGACATTTTATTACAGTACAAGCACGCGGCCAGTAAGAAAATATCTGAGAGATCATTCAAATCTATGAAACATAAAGTGGCTGATACTACTGGAGAAGGGCTTAATCAAAACCCTTGTTTTGAAGGGCTTGATGATCACACTGGTTATAAGTTGCGGGATGAGGAATTTGGGAAGTTACCCCAGGAATCATTGATGGGTTTGACTGGTAATTTCTTAGAATCCAAGGAACAGAATTCGGACGAGACAATCAACTTGATTGAGGGTTCCTCACAACCTATTGAGGGATCAAAAGCTATTGATCATCCTGACAACAATAGTAATTGTAACTCTCCTATCGAGCTCGCTGAAAATATCTGGGAAGACCCGATGTCTGAGGATTTTGATAAGGGCCAAACATTGTTCACAGATTCAATTTGCCCATGGCAAGCTTGTGAGTACACTGGTTTTGATAGTGGTATTGAGACTAGTACTAGTAACTCTTGTTTAGCAAAATACCTACTACCCTAA
- the LOC133726285 gene encoding phenolic glucoside malonyltransferase 1-like, which produces MANSNSLVKVVEVCRVAPNPGSPDSATPDSLPLTLFDIRWLRFAPVQRLYFYEISSTDSILPKLKASLSLTLQHFLPLAGNLTWPQDSLKPILCYAEGDTVSLTVAESAANFGHLSSKYDLLGVQEYHPLVPQLEVSHERSAVMALQITIFPNRGFSIGTSMHHAVLDGKTSTSFLKSWAHICKHEELGSSSSLLPDELKPFYDRMVIQDLAELGALYSDQYQNMDGPNNRSLMVWNFQAPPESIRGTFKVCHAKIQKLRQHVMTRMVKKKQHDDSEASVLRLSTFSLACAYTWVCLVKAQEAKEDKTRLIFPVDCRSRLDPPIPATYFGNCIAGRLAIAETKGLLGEDGLVVAVSAIIEAIKGLDDGVLNGAENWVSRLCTVLSDRVASIAGSHRFGVYETDFGWGIPKKVDLVSIDRTGAISLSDTNDSDGGLDVGLVLQKHHTEVFASLFAKGLENL; this is translated from the coding sequence ATGGCAAACTCAAACTCACTCGTAAAAGTGGTGGAAGTTTGCAGGGTTGCTCCAAACCCAGGCTCACCGGACTCAGCCACACCAGATTCCCTTCCTCTAACCTTGTTCGATATACGTTGGTTAAGGTTTGCACCGGTGCAGCGCCTGTACTTTTATGAAATATCTTCTACTGACTCCATACTTCCCAAACTCAaagcctccctctctctcacactCCAACACTTTCTGCCCCTTGCTGGAAACCTCACTTGGCCCCAAGACTCCCTCAAACCCATTCTCTGTTATGCCGAAGGTGACACTGTTTCACTTACAGTAGCTGAATCTGCTGCTAATTTTGGCCATCTCTCAAGCAAGTACGACTTGCTTGGAGTCCAAGAATACCATCCTCTTGTACCCCAGTTGGAAGTATCTCATGAACGATCTGCAGTAATGGCATTGCAAATCACTATCTTTCCCAACCGAGGCTTTTCCATTGGAACATCAATGCACCATGCTGTCTTGGATGGTAAAACTTCAACCTCCTTCCTTAAATCATGGGCTCACATATGCAAACATGAAGAACTGGGATCTTCATCTAGTTTGTTACCAGATGAGCTAAAGCCATTTTATGACAGAATGGTCATCCAAGACTTGGCAGAGCTTGGGGCACTCTACTCGGACCAATACCAAAACATGGATGGCCCCAACAATAGAAGCTTGATGGTCTGGAATTTTCAAGCTCCACCAGAGTCAATTCGAGGCACCTTCAAAGTCTGTCATGCAAAAATACAAAAACTAAGGCAACATGTCATGACTAGGATGGTAAAGAAGAAACAACATGATGATTCAGAAGCTTCAGTACTTcgtttatcaacgttttctctAGCATGTGCCTATACATGGGTTTGCTTAGTCAAAGCTCAAGAAGCCAAAGAAGATAAAACACGACTCATATTTCCAGTGGACTGTAGGTCTCGCTTAGACCCTCCTATACCTGCAACATATTTTGGTAACTGCATAGCAGGCCGTTTGGCAATTGCAGAAACAAAAGGGCTATTGGGAGAAGATGGATTAGTTGTGGCTGTGAGCGCAATTATTGAAGCTATAAAAGGTTTGGATGATGGAGTCTTGAATGGGGCAGAGAATTGGGTTTCAAGATTGTGCACTGTGCTGAGTGATAGAGTAGCTTCCATTGCTGGCTCACATCGGTTTGGTGTTTATGAAACTGATTTTGGATGGGGAATACCAAAAAAGGTCGATCTTGTTTCTATAGATAGGACAGGAGCAATCTCCCTTTCAGATACCAATGATAGTGATGGAGGTTTGGACGTTGGATTGGTTTTACAAAAACATCATACAGAAGTTTTTGCTTCTCTATTTGCCAAAGGTCTTGAGAACCTTTGA